AACCGGCCGACGGCTGCGCCTTCCCATATCGCTCGCGATACAGTGGCAAAAAGGCAGCGTCTTGACTCATTTACCGTTGCGGGGGCAGCGCCGGAATTGCGGCGGCGCTGTGTACAAGCGCGCTCACTCACCGGCTTCCCTGTTTCACCCTGTCGACCCATAGGTCACAGAGCACCTGGAACAAGCGGCGAAGGTTAGTGGGTTGGGGGGCTAGCTGCAAGCTTCAAGCTTGAGACGTGCAGCTGCTTTTAAGGATTACGCGCCAGATTGCCTGGCAATACACGTTTGGCGCTCAGGTAAGCATTCTGCCAATACGCCTTGGACAGGGTGTCCAGCTTCACCGTACCGCCCGTTTGCGGCGCATGGACAAAGCGGCCCTCGCCCACATAGATCCCGGCATGGCTGACCTGTGAACCGCCACCGGTGGCGAAGAACAGCAGGTCACCGGTTTGCAGGTTTTGCTCACTGACGTCCTGGGCGCGCATCACGATCAACTCGCGAGTGGTACGTGGCAGGGAGATTCCAGCGGCATCGC
The genomic region above belongs to Pseudomonas sp. S35 and contains:
- a CDS encoding C40 family peptidase, producing the protein MSTSARLVLLVCAALLSACASRPPPAPVAAKPKPVFNYSTQNFSPVAEDVLFRALGLVGTPYRWGGNTPDSGFDCSGLIGFVYRDAAGISLPRTTRELIVMRAQDVSEQNLQTGDLLFFATGGGSQVSHAGIYVGEGRFVHAPQTGGTVKLDTLSKAYWQNAYLSAKRVLPGNLARNP